A portion of the Burkholderia pseudomultivorans genome contains these proteins:
- a CDS encoding PAAR domain-containing protein, with the protein MSRNFILKGDTTDRGGAVLDGIAGSSFDGRELTYLGAPVFCAACNTQGVIVPDGGEHTMSVMGKVVALENDLCQCLCTPQPKLVASQRSGALSA; encoded by the coding sequence ATGAGCCGCAACTTCATTCTGAAAGGCGACACCACCGATCGTGGCGGCGCCGTGCTCGACGGGATCGCCGGTTCGTCGTTCGACGGACGCGAACTCACGTATCTCGGCGCGCCCGTGTTCTGCGCCGCGTGCAACACGCAAGGCGTGATCGTGCCGGACGGAGGCGAGCACACGATGTCGGTGATGGGCAAGGTCGTTGCGCTCGAAAACGACCTGTGCCAATGCCTGTGCACGCCGCAACCGAAGCTCGTCGCGTCGCAGCGCAGCGGGGCGCTCTCGGCGTAA